One region of Macadamia integrifolia cultivar HAES 741 chromosome 11, SCU_Mint_v3, whole genome shotgun sequence genomic DNA includes:
- the LOC122092616 gene encoding transcription factor MYB4-like has translation MGRTPSCERSGLKKGAWTQEEDKKLVDYIKRYGHWNWRELPKFAGLSRCGKSCRLRWMNYLRPNIKRGNYSREEEDIIIKMHRALGNKWAAIAEK, from the exons ATGGGTAGGACTCCCAGCTGTGAGAGAAGTGGACTGAAGAAGGGGGCATGGActcaagaagaagataagaaattGGTCGATTACATTAAGAGATATGGCCATTGGAACTGGCGCGAGCTTCCCAAATTCGCAG GTCTATCAAGGTGTGGAAAGAGTTGCAGACTCAGGTGGATGAATTACCTGAGGCCGAATATCAAAAGAGGGAACTACAGCAGAGAAGAGGAGGATATCATCATCAAAATGCATCGAGCTCTAGGGAATAA ATGGGCAGCAATTGCAGAAAAATAA